The following proteins are co-located in the Microbulbifer sp. VAAF005 genome:
- a CDS encoding GFA family protein: MSKVITELRGGCHCGVIRYRARHERDSGEKLVAHACNCSMCEKVGFLHVIIPAENFELESGEKDLHCYTFNTGVAKHLFCRHCGVKSFYVPRSNPDGYSLNARCFDERPRDLEVKPFDGQNWEQNAAELAHLSK; this comes from the coding sequence ATGAGTAAAGTAATTACTGAGCTTCGCGGAGGTTGCCACTGTGGCGTTATTCGCTATCGGGCGCGGCACGAGCGCGACTCTGGGGAGAAATTGGTAGCCCACGCGTGCAATTGCTCGATGTGTGAGAAAGTGGGGTTCCTGCACGTCATTATTCCCGCTGAAAACTTTGAGCTGGAGTCTGGGGAAAAAGACCTGCATTGTTATACGTTTAATACGGGGGTGGCCAAGCACCTGTTTTGTCGCCACTGTGGCGTTAAATCCTTTTATGTGCCCCGCTCCAACCCGGATGGCTATAGTCTTAATGCGCGCTGTTTTGATGAGAGGCCCAGGGACTTGGAGGTAAAACCTTTCGATGGTCAAAACTGGGAGCAGAACGCCGCAGAGCTGGCCCATCTCAGTAAATAA
- a CDS encoding CorA family divalent cation transporter, translated as METGLVYAVLLDRKGSGRELSWTEVQSWQPSQGLLWLHFDYANSKTVEWLQQHSGLTTTAVETLSAKAVRPCVATVEDGLILAMYGIERKSKPRSKDMIAVRIWAEKDRIISTGRRKLLAEDDLLSRLRSGFGPRGTAALLMSLADLLVLRMCEKAEDFEEKIDELENLLLGKGGGAIFFISASAQENYRVTALFMPAKRGSETSTTGILTLV; from the coding sequence ATGGAAACTGGTCTGGTCTACGCTGTCTTACTCGATCGCAAAGGCTCGGGCCGGGAGCTTTCCTGGACCGAGGTGCAATCATGGCAGCCGAGCCAGGGGCTTCTCTGGTTGCACTTTGACTACGCCAATAGCAAGACCGTCGAGTGGCTCCAGCAGCACAGTGGGCTTACAACGACAGCGGTAGAGACCCTGTCAGCAAAGGCAGTTCGCCCCTGTGTAGCAACTGTGGAGGATGGGCTGATTTTGGCCATGTATGGTATTGAGAGAAAATCCAAACCTCGCTCAAAGGATATGATCGCCGTGCGAATTTGGGCTGAGAAAGACCGCATTATCAGTACTGGCCGACGAAAGTTACTTGCGGAGGATGATTTACTTTCCCGTTTGCGCAGTGGCTTTGGACCTCGTGGAACTGCAGCTCTGTTGATGTCGCTGGCTGATTTGCTGGTCTTGCGGATGTGTGAAAAAGCTGAGGATTTCGAAGAAAAAATTGATGAGTTGGAAAACCTGTTATTAGGTAAGGGGGGCGGAGCTATCTTCTTTATTAGTGCGTCTGCGCAAGAAAACTATCGTGTTACGGCGCTATTTATGCCTGCAAAGAGAGGTTCTGAGACGTCTACAACAGGAATCCTTACCCTGGTTTGA
- a CDS encoding CorA family divalent cation transporter, whose amino-acid sequence MLRRYLCLQREVLRRLQQESLPWFDKHSHALLGEANDRLQRHIDDIDTVRERAAIAQEELLSLTSDQLNSRMYVLSVVAAVFLPLSFLTGLFGINVGGIPWGQSSLGFIAFCILLIVALTGQIAFFYWKKWL is encoded by the coding sequence GTGTTACGGCGCTATTTATGCCTGCAAAGAGAGGTTCTGAGACGTCTACAACAGGAATCCTTACCCTGGTTTGATAAGCATAGTCACGCTCTTTTGGGTGAAGCAAATGATCGACTGCAAAGGCATATCGATGATATTGATACAGTGCGGGAGCGCGCCGCCATCGCCCAGGAAGAGTTGTTGAGCCTCACATCAGATCAGTTGAATAGCCGTATGTATGTGCTATCGGTGGTGGCTGCAGTTTTTCTGCCCCTGAGTTTTCTTACCGGGCTATTCGGGATCAATGTCGGTGGTATTCCCTGGGGGCAATCATCTCTGGGTTTTATTGCTTTTTGTATATTGCTGATCGTGGCATTGACTGGGCAGATCGCTTTTTTCTACTGGAAAAAGTGGTTGTAG
- a CDS encoding endonuclease/exonuclease/phosphatase family protein, whose product MIKRIFISFMFLFSYPAAGADFEDVWDAITSCNWFEFIDDVDDTGSKDLDGYEYGDTEFADANSGSFDMIVYNMDGFLECIGGNSKSDFKQIINTFDNNPKDLWLMQEAWSKTKANYLDDNDKLDNDTVPYRSKHWKGTGTSFGNGLLTFSKFPFDRDNRDDDDYTFATYEEETFDKCAGNDCDTEKGFTVAKVEVTKNFHVHVYNTHMDAGHQDDDLNAKAKQLDQIADMIVAHSSNATVILAGDFNMAFDENDDGWRGTNYQTWKAFFAKTGGKHACQYMLSGSDTSLEACADELQDDTDHVVVINNNPNYTLDVTNYYIGSAEYTGLSDHDPVFVDFSWVKH is encoded by the coding sequence ATGATAAAAAGAATATTTATTTCCTTCATGTTTCTATTCAGTTATCCCGCTGCAGGAGCAGACTTTGAAGATGTATGGGATGCAATTACTTCCTGTAACTGGTTTGAATTTATTGATGATGTCGATGATACCGGCTCAAAAGACCTGGACGGCTATGAATACGGTGACACTGAATTTGCCGATGCCAATTCAGGCAGCTTTGACATGATCGTCTACAACATGGATGGGTTTTTGGAATGTATTGGCGGTAACAGCAAATCTGACTTCAAACAGATTATTAACACTTTTGATAACAACCCCAAAGACCTCTGGTTGATGCAGGAGGCCTGGAGCAAAACCAAAGCCAACTATCTGGACGACAACGACAAGCTTGATAACGATACAGTCCCCTATCGCTCCAAACACTGGAAAGGCACTGGTACCAGCTTTGGCAATGGCCTGCTGACCTTTTCCAAGTTTCCGTTTGACCGAGATAATCGCGATGACGACGACTACACCTTCGCCACTTATGAGGAGGAAACTTTTGATAAGTGCGCAGGTAATGACTGTGATACCGAAAAAGGCTTTACCGTAGCAAAAGTTGAAGTAACCAAAAACTTCCATGTCCATGTGTACAACACCCATATGGATGCAGGACACCAAGACGATGACCTAAATGCCAAAGCCAAGCAACTCGACCAGATTGCCGATATGATCGTCGCCCACTCAAGTAATGCCACAGTCATATTGGCCGGTGATTTCAATATGGCGTTTGATGAAAATGACGACGGCTGGCGCGGTACAAACTACCAAACCTGGAAAGCATTTTTTGCCAAAACCGGCGGCAAGCATGCCTGCCAATATATGCTATCTGGCAGCGACACCAGCTTGGAAGCCTGTGCTGATGAACTTCAGGACGATACCGATCATGTCGTCGTTATTAATAACAACCCCAATTACACGCTGGACGTAACCAATTATTATATTGGCTCCGCAGAGTACACAGGGCTGAGCGACCACGACCCAGTATTTGTAGACTTCTCATGGGTTAAACACTAA
- a CDS encoding thioesterase family protein — protein sequence MTFDQLIQDWLSTNGATSVPEGWTQGRATFGGLVAAMLYEQMASELPSDSSLRSFTTSFVGPVAPGAINTRADVLRAGRSVTQVQGHLDQDDAVMLAGLASFGRGRESSVLAKGPSAPEYPTPDKCLPLPYIEGVVPEFTQKFDYRIASGGLPFSGAKERVLGGWVRFKDGSESRTGISHLLALIDAWPPATLPMMKEPAPASSLTWTVEFMEPLPERTASDWWQYEAEVEQAEDGYAVIQARLWDADGRLTALSRQMVTIFG from the coding sequence ATGACTTTCGACCAACTAATCCAGGATTGGCTCTCGACCAATGGCGCCACTTCTGTGCCCGAAGGCTGGACCCAGGGGCGGGCTACATTTGGCGGCCTTGTAGCCGCAATGTTGTATGAGCAGATGGCTTCAGAGCTGCCTTCTGACAGCAGCTTGCGCTCTTTTACCACCTCATTCGTAGGCCCTGTTGCCCCAGGGGCGATTAACACCCGCGCGGATGTCCTTCGCGCAGGCCGCTCTGTCACCCAGGTGCAGGGGCACCTCGATCAGGATGATGCCGTTATGCTGGCGGGCCTCGCCAGTTTTGGCCGCGGCAGGGAGTCATCGGTTCTCGCCAAAGGTCCCTCAGCACCGGAGTACCCCACCCCGGATAAATGCCTGCCCCTGCCCTATATCGAAGGTGTAGTGCCGGAGTTCACACAGAAGTTCGATTACCGCATCGCTAGTGGGGGCCTGCCTTTCAGCGGCGCGAAAGAGAGAGTTTTAGGTGGCTGGGTACGATTTAAGGATGGCAGTGAGAGCCGTACTGGTATCAGCCACTTACTCGCACTGATCGATGCCTGGCCACCGGCGACACTCCCGATGATGAAAGAGCCGGCTCCCGCCAGCTCATTAACATGGACAGTGGAGTTTATGGAGCCACTCCCAGAGCGCACCGCTTCTGACTGGTGGCAATACGAGGCCGAAGTGGAACAGGCTGAGGATGGCTACGCAGTAATACAGGCCCGCTTGTGGGATGCCGATGGACGTTTAACCGCCCTCTCCCGCCAAATGGTCACTATCTTTGGTTAA
- the panB gene encoding 3-methyl-2-oxobutanoate hydroxymethyltransferase — translation MYAPSELEKLVTVQTLRKMKANGEKFITVALYDAPMAAMAQKSGVETLLVGDSLGMTVLGYDSTVPVTMEQMIYHVEAVARGNKKSLIMGDMPFMTYATPEQALQNATRIMQAGAHMVKIEGGAWLADTVKILTDRGIPVCAHLGLTPQSVHKLGGYRVQGRDEEHAKQILEDALQLDEAGADLLVLECVPADLAKRITKAVSMPTIGIGAGRDCDAQVLVINDILGLTQQPPKFSKNFLVEAEDIPGALRKYAEDVKQGVFPGEEHIFK, via the coding sequence ATGTATGCACCCTCTGAATTAGAAAAGCTCGTAACCGTTCAAACCCTGCGAAAAATGAAAGCGAATGGTGAGAAGTTTATTACCGTTGCTCTCTACGATGCCCCTATGGCTGCGATGGCACAAAAGTCCGGGGTTGAGACACTGCTCGTCGGAGATTCCCTGGGCATGACCGTGCTCGGTTACGACAGCACCGTGCCAGTGACGATGGAGCAAATGATTTACCACGTCGAGGCGGTCGCGCGCGGCAATAAGAAGTCCCTGATTATGGGGGATATGCCGTTTATGACTTACGCCACCCCGGAGCAGGCACTCCAGAATGCAACCCGGATCATGCAGGCCGGTGCACATATGGTGAAGATCGAGGGAGGCGCCTGGCTCGCCGACACCGTGAAGATCCTTACTGATCGCGGTATTCCCGTTTGCGCCCACCTGGGCCTCACCCCTCAATCAGTACACAAACTGGGAGGCTATCGCGTTCAGGGGCGCGACGAAGAACACGCCAAGCAAATCCTCGAAGACGCCCTACAACTCGACGAAGCCGGAGCTGATCTGCTGGTGTTGGAATGTGTTCCCGCCGACCTGGCAAAGCGTATTACCAAAGCCGTATCCATGCCCACCATCGGCATAGGCGCGGGCCGCGACTGCGATGCCCAGGTACTGGTAATCAATGACATCCTGGGCCTCACCCAACAGCCCCCCAAGTTTTCCAAAAACTTCCTGGTAGAGGCCGAGGATATTCCCGGGGCCCTGCGCAAATACGCCGAGGACGTCAAACAAGGCGTTTTCCCCGGCGAGGAACACATATTTAAATAA
- a CDS encoding deoxynucleoside kinase translates to MVIEKPETSTAEFNLSDKTPPKFIAVEGNIGVGKTTLAKKLASTFNYDTLLELPEENPFLERFYRDPKNAALPTQLHFLLQRSQQIQALRQDDIFEPVRVSDFLIEKDQLFAEVTLDKDELHLYQQVYRHLTLEAPKPDLVIYLQAPLDVLQARIRNRGIPAERAISNEYLATLNNAYTRFFHFYDEAPLLIVNTEEIDIVDSPEDYQQLVEYLFTITSGRHYYNPGS, encoded by the coding sequence GTGGTTATCGAAAAACCCGAGACCAGCACAGCTGAATTCAACCTGTCTGATAAAACGCCGCCTAAATTTATCGCGGTGGAAGGCAATATTGGCGTGGGAAAAACCACACTGGCAAAGAAGCTGGCCTCCACATTCAATTACGACACGCTGTTGGAATTACCCGAGGAGAACCCCTTTTTAGAGCGTTTCTACCGGGACCCAAAAAATGCCGCACTGCCCACCCAACTGCACTTTCTCCTCCAGCGATCACAGCAAATCCAGGCACTGCGGCAGGACGATATCTTTGAGCCGGTGCGGGTGTCGGATTTTCTAATTGAAAAGGACCAGCTGTTTGCTGAAGTCACCCTGGATAAGGATGAGCTGCACCTGTACCAGCAGGTGTACAGACATCTCACCCTGGAAGCACCCAAGCCGGACCTGGTGATCTATTTGCAAGCTCCCCTCGATGTGCTGCAAGCCCGAATCCGCAATCGGGGAATCCCGGCTGAGCGGGCGATAAGCAATGAGTACCTCGCCACCCTCAACAACGCCTACACCCGCTTTTTCCATTTTTACGATGAGGCGCCTCTACTCATCGTCAATACCGAGGAGATCGACATTGTCGATAGCCCAGAGGACTACCAACAGCTGGTCGAATATCTGTTCACGATCACCAGTGGCCGACACTATTACAACCCAGGAAGTTAA
- the folK gene encoding 2-amino-4-hydroxy-6-hydroxymethyldihydropteridine diphosphokinase, with protein sequence METVYIGLGSNLAEPGKQLRSALSAMERIPSTELLGCSSFYRSAPVGPGDQPDYINAVAALKTALSPLALLDQLQSIELSHGRERSIRWGARTLDLDILLFGESQIDEPRLQVPHPRMAERNFVLLPLSELAPAMELPGLGALPALLQGCPENRLEKV encoded by the coding sequence ATGGAAACGGTATACATCGGCCTGGGCAGTAACCTGGCAGAGCCCGGCAAACAACTGCGCAGCGCCCTATCGGCCATGGAACGAATCCCCAGTACAGAATTATTGGGGTGTTCGAGCTTTTACCGAAGCGCCCCGGTCGGCCCCGGCGATCAACCCGATTACATCAATGCCGTCGCAGCATTGAAAACAGCACTGTCCCCGCTAGCACTACTGGACCAGCTCCAATCTATCGAGCTGTCCCACGGGCGCGAGCGCTCCATCCGCTGGGGCGCCCGCACCCTGGACCTGGATATCCTGTTGTTTGGGGAATCTCAAATCGATGAGCCCCGCCTACAGGTCCCACACCCGCGCATGGCCGAGCGCAACTTCGTACTGCTACCCCTTTCTGAACTGGCTCCCGCGATGGAACTGCCCGGATTGGGAGCCCTTCCAGCACTCTTACAGGGCTGCCCGGAAAACCGCCTGGAAAAGGTTTGA
- the pcnB gene encoding polynucleotide adenylyltransferase PcnB, whose protein sequence is MLNNLISSIKRWRKPASKGPRVIARNDHSISRREISRAALTVMKRLQDAGYQAYIVGGGVRDLMLGGHPKDFDVATDATPEQAKVLFRGARIVGRRFRILHARIGREVIEVTTFRGHHSDGETHEAKQSEHGMLLRDNVYGDLESDAMRRDFTVNALYYTTKGFEIHDYTGGVEDIEKRLIRMIGSPEVRYKEDPVRMLRAVRFAAKLDFTIEGKTEAPLHELAPLLRNIAPARLFDEILKLLMSGHGERTFELLRQYQLWQHLFPDNAAQIEANNAALKLSQQALRNTDQRIRADMRVTPAFLYAALLWPAVSTEQQKLIAKGTPPAPALAQAAQKVTSSQLAHTAIPKRFSIPMREIWDLQQRLPQRGGSRAQRLLEHPRFRAAYDFLLLREESGEIEAGLGKWWTDFQQADDEQRQQMVRKLQRTGSGGRRNRNSRGRRRKPRAEQ, encoded by the coding sequence ATGCTCAACAACCTGATTAGTAGTATCAAACGCTGGCGCAAGCCGGCCAGTAAAGGCCCCAGGGTTATCGCCCGCAACGACCACAGCATCTCGCGCCGAGAAATCAGCCGCGCGGCCTTAACAGTTATGAAGCGCCTTCAGGATGCCGGATACCAGGCGTATATCGTAGGTGGAGGTGTGCGCGACCTGATGCTCGGCGGCCACCCCAAGGATTTCGATGTGGCCACCGACGCCACTCCAGAGCAGGCCAAGGTGCTGTTTCGCGGCGCCCGCATTGTCGGTCGCCGCTTTCGCATCCTGCACGCCCGTATAGGCCGTGAAGTTATCGAAGTGACTACCTTCCGCGGTCACCACAGCGATGGCGAGACCCACGAGGCCAAGCAGTCCGAACACGGCATGCTGCTGCGTGACAATGTCTATGGCGACCTGGAAAGTGATGCCATGCGTCGGGATTTCACGGTCAATGCGCTTTACTACACCACCAAAGGGTTCGAAATCCACGACTACACCGGCGGTGTCGAGGATATTGAAAAGCGCCTGATTAGAATGATCGGCTCCCCGGAGGTCCGCTACAAGGAAGACCCGGTGCGCATGCTGCGCGCAGTGCGCTTCGCCGCCAAGCTGGATTTCACTATTGAAGGCAAGACCGAAGCTCCCCTGCACGAGCTGGCGCCACTGTTACGCAATATTGCCCCGGCTCGCCTATTCGATGAGATTCTCAAGCTGCTGATGAGTGGCCACGGAGAGCGCACCTTTGAGCTGCTGCGCCAGTACCAGCTCTGGCAACACCTGTTCCCGGATAACGCCGCACAAATTGAGGCCAACAACGCGGCCCTGAAACTATCCCAACAAGCCCTGCGGAACACGGACCAACGTATCCGCGCCGATATGCGTGTTACCCCAGCGTTCCTCTACGCCGCCCTACTCTGGCCTGCGGTGAGCACCGAGCAACAAAAGCTGATTGCCAAGGGTACCCCGCCAGCGCCGGCGCTGGCCCAAGCGGCACAAAAAGTTACCAGTTCACAGCTGGCCCACACCGCTATTCCCAAGCGCTTCTCAATCCCCATGCGGGAAATCTGGGACCTGCAACAGCGCCTGCCCCAGCGCGGTGGCAGCCGGGCCCAGCGCTTGCTGGAACACCCCCGTTTCCGCGCCGCCTACGACTTCCTGTTGCTGCGGGAAGAAAGTGGCGAGATTGAAGCGGGCCTGGGCAAATGGTGGACCGACTTCCAACAGGCTGACGATGAGCAGCGCCAGCAAATGGTGCGCAAGCTACAGCGCACAGGCAGCGGTGGGCGCCGCAACCGCAACTCTCGCGGCCGCCGTCGCAAGCCGAGAGCAGAACAGTAA
- a CDS encoding sigma-54 dependent transcriptional regulator, whose translation MSHILIVEDEAIIRTALRKLLERHRYKISEAGSVKEALTKYRLNEVDLVISDLRLPGAPGTDLLKHAGDIPVLIMTSYASLRSAVDSMRMGAADYIAKPFDHDEMLATVRRVIGKAEQNRAQPVNEKENTGTIAGMIGSSPVMRELYGRIHKVAPTDATVLVHGETGTGKELVARAIHEESRRANKPLISVNCAAIPDTLIESELFGYEKGAFTGAQSSREGLVAAADGGTLFLDEIGELPLEAQARLLRVLQEGEVRPIGSIESRKVDVRLVTATHRNLRQLSAERKFREDLYYRINVVQMTLAPLRERGRDVLALAEHLLEKFCTKIERPLLRLSPEAIQAVTTYTWPGNVRELENAIQRAVILTDKNSREIDHKTLDIDLDLVPIEEADGIPRPRSLHTDPREDLSLEDYFARFVIEHQDTMSETDLAKKLGVSRKCLWERRQKLGIPRKKSRRSAAAEV comes from the coding sequence ATGAGCCACATCCTCATCGTCGAAGATGAAGCCATTATCCGAACGGCGCTGCGCAAGCTTTTAGAGCGGCACCGCTACAAAATCAGTGAAGCGGGTTCGGTAAAGGAGGCGCTCACCAAGTACCGCCTCAATGAAGTTGACCTGGTTATCTCCGATCTGCGCCTGCCTGGCGCACCGGGCACCGACCTGCTCAAGCACGCCGGTGATATTCCGGTACTGATCATGACCAGTTACGCCAGCCTCCGCTCTGCGGTGGACTCCATGCGTATGGGGGCCGCCGACTATATCGCCAAGCCCTTTGATCACGACGAAATGCTCGCAACCGTCCGCCGGGTCATAGGCAAAGCGGAGCAGAATCGCGCCCAGCCCGTCAACGAGAAAGAAAATACCGGCACTATTGCCGGCATGATTGGCAGCAGCCCAGTGATGAGGGAGCTCTACGGTCGCATCCATAAAGTTGCCCCCACAGACGCCACCGTCCTGGTGCACGGTGAAACCGGTACCGGTAAGGAACTGGTTGCCCGGGCTATTCACGAGGAGAGCCGCCGGGCCAACAAACCCCTGATCTCCGTCAACTGTGCCGCGATTCCCGACACACTGATTGAATCTGAGCTGTTCGGCTACGAGAAAGGTGCATTTACCGGTGCCCAGAGTTCCCGGGAGGGACTGGTAGCGGCAGCCGACGGAGGAACCCTGTTCCTCGACGAAATCGGTGAGCTGCCCCTGGAGGCACAGGCCCGCCTGCTGCGTGTATTGCAAGAGGGCGAAGTGCGGCCAATTGGCTCGATCGAATCCCGCAAAGTGGATGTGCGCCTGGTAACAGCCACCCACCGCAACCTGCGCCAGCTGTCAGCGGAGCGTAAATTCCGGGAAGACCTCTACTACCGCATCAATGTGGTGCAAATGACGCTTGCCCCCTTGCGCGAGCGAGGCAGAGACGTCCTAGCACTGGCAGAGCACCTGTTGGAAAAGTTCTGCACCAAGATCGAGCGTCCTTTATTGCGCTTGTCACCGGAAGCCATCCAGGCTGTTACCACCTACACTTGGCCCGGTAACGTGCGCGAACTCGAAAACGCCATTCAGCGCGCTGTGATCCTGACGGATAAGAACAGCCGTGAAATCGACCACAAAACCCTGGACATCGATCTGGACCTGGTACCGATCGAAGAAGCCGATGGCATCCCTCGCCCCCGCAGTCTGCACACCGACCCCCGCGAGGACCTGTCCCTGGAGGACTACTTCGCCCGCTTTGTTATTGAACACCAGGACACCATGAGTGAGACGGACCTGGCCAAGAAGCTCGGCGTCAGCCGCAAATGCCTGTGGGAACGCCGCCAAAAGCTGGGTATCCCCCGCAAGAAGAGTCGCCGCAGCGCTGCCGCAGAAGTGTAA